The Couchioplanes caeruleus sequence GTCGCGGAGAACACCATGGTCAGGCCGATCACCAGCAGCAGGACCGAGCTGGCGATCAGCAGGTAGTACGAGGACAGCGGCCGGGCGAGCAATCCGTGCACCGCGGGCAGCATCTGCTGGCTCAGCGTCTTGGGCCGTACCGGCGGCGGCGCGGGCTGCACGGTGGCGGCCGGCGACACGGTGACCGTGGTCCGGGTTTCTGGCTTGTCCTCCCCCATGCCCACCATCATGGTGGCGCGACACGCCACGCCTCGGATAACGCCGTGGCGTGTCGCGGGAGATCTATCCCATGACGCGCAGGAAGTCGCTGTAGAACAGCCCCAGTCCGATCGCGACGCAGATACCGGCGACGATCCAGAAGCGGACCACGATATTGACCTCGCTCCAGCCCGCCAGCTCGAAGTGGTGCTGCAGCGGCGACATCCGGAAGACCCGCTTGCCCGTGGTCTTGAACGAGATGATCTGGATGACGACGGACATCGTGATGATGACGAACAGGCCGCCGATGATGATCGACAGCAGCGTGGTGCGGGTCGCCATGGCGAGGCCGCCGATGAGCCCACCCAGGCCCAGGGCGCCCGTGTCACCCATGAAGATCCGCGCCGGGGACGTGTTCCACCAGAGGAAGCCGACACAGGCGCCGGCCGCGGCCGAGGCGATCAGGGCGACCTCCAGTGGGTCGCGCACCTCATAGCAGTAGTTTCCCGTGTACGCGGTGTCGCCGCACCAGTGGCGGTACTGCCAGAATCCGATCAGCGCGTACGCCCCCAGCACCAGGATCGACGCGCCGGTGGCCAGGCCGTCGAGGCCGTCGGTCAGGTTCACGCCGTTCGACATCGACATGATGACGAAGACGAAGACGATGACCGACCCGACCTTGCCGACGTCGAGGAAGCTGATGTCGCGGATGAACGAGATGTGCTCGCTCGCCACGGTCTGCCCGTTGGTGCTCGGCACGTAGAGCGCCGCGACGCCGAGGCCGCCGCCGACCAGGAGCTGCCCGAGCAGCTTGCCCTTGGCGCTCAACCCTCCGGAGTGCCGCTTGCGCACCTTGAGGAAGTCGTCGAGGAAGCCGACGGCGCCGCAGAAGACGAACAGGCCGAGCAGCACCAGACCCGTCATGGTCGGATCGACCTGGGCGATCTGCTGCGACGGCAGCGTGGTCAGGGCGATGTGCCCGGCCACGTACGCCAGCACGGTCGCGACGATGAACGCCACGCCGCCCATCGTGGGGGTGCCCTGCTTGCCCTGGTGGCTGGCCGGTCCGACGGCGCGGATCGGCTGGCCCGCCTTCAGCGCGGTGAACACGCGGATGGCGACCGGGGTGATGAACAGCGAGATGATGAACGCGACCGCGGCCGCGACGATGACTGCCCTCACGGGCTTACCTCCTCGGCGGCCGCATGCACGCGCAACGCATCGGCCACCTCCCACGTGCGGTAGCGCGAACCCTGGACCAGCACCACGTCGTCGGGGCGCGGGCCGGCGGCCTCGCCCGGCGTCATACGGATCACGCGGCACCGCCCAGGCGCCCGGCCAGCGCGGCGGCGAGCTCGATCCGGTCGTCGAACGGCAGCACCGAGCCGTTCACCTCCTGGCCTCGTTCGTGTCCCTTGCCGAGGACGGCCACGACGTCGCCGGGACCGGCCAGCCGTACCGCCTCGTCGATGGCGGCCCGGCGGCCCGCCACCTCGATGATCTTCGTCGACGCGCCGGCCTGTTCGGCGCCCCGGCGGACCGCGGCGCGCACTGCGGCCGGATCCTCGGTCCGCGGATTGTCATCGGTGATCACCACGATGTCCGCGCCGCGAGCCGCGGCCGCGCCCATCAGCGGCCGCTTGCCGCGGTCGCGGTCGCCGCCGGCGCCGATGACGCAGACCAGCGCCCCGCCGCGGGCCGAGGCGACCTCACGCAGGGCGGTCAGCGCGGCAACGACCGCGTCCGGCTTGTGCGCGTAGTCGACGACGCCGGTCACGTCGCCCGGCGAGTGGACCCGCTCGAGGCGGCCCGGCACACCGGGACAGGCGGCGATGCCGCGCGCGGCGACCCGCGGGGCGATGCCGGCCGCGACCAGGACGGCGAGCGCGAGCAGCGCGTTGGCGACGTTGTGCCGCCCGGGCAGCGCCACCCCCGCCGGCACGGCCCCGCCCGGGCCGTGCGCGGTGAACCGCTGCCCGGTGGCGTCGCCGGTGATGCCGGTCGCGTACCAGGTGGCCGCCGTGTCGCCGGACGCCGAGTAGCCGATGGTGTCCGGCTTGGTGAGCGGTAGGAGCGCCGGGTCGTCGGCGTTGAGCACCTCGAAGCGGCAG is a genomic window containing:
- the mraY gene encoding phospho-N-acetylmuramoyl-pentapeptide-transferase; the encoded protein is MRAVIVAAAVAFIISLFITPVAIRVFTALKAGQPIRAVGPASHQGKQGTPTMGGVAFIVATVLAYVAGHIALTTLPSQQIAQVDPTMTGLVLLGLFVFCGAVGFLDDFLKVRKRHSGGLSAKGKLLGQLLVGGGLGVAALYVPSTNGQTVASEHISFIRDISFLDVGKVGSVIVFVFVIMSMSNGVNLTDGLDGLATGASILVLGAYALIGFWQYRHWCGDTAYTGNYCYEVRDPLEVALIASAAAGACVGFLWWNTSPARIFMGDTGALGLGGLIGGLAMATRTTLLSIIIGGLFVIITMSVVIQIISFKTTGKRVFRMSPLQHHFELAGWSEVNIVVRFWIVAGICVAIGLGLFYSDFLRVMG
- a CDS encoding UDP-N-acetylmuramoyl-L-alanyl-D-glutamate--2,6-diaminopimelate ligase; translated protein: MSGIPRPQTARSSRLADLAALVDAELAGTDATVTGVTHASGEVRPGDLYAALPGTHRHGVEFAGAAARAGATAVLTDPAGRDTAAAAGLPVLAVPDPRAVLGKTASAIYGDPSAKLTVIGLTGTAGKTSTAYLADAGLRAAGLTTGLIGTVETRLGDLSVKSARTTPEATDLHAMLAVAVERGVTAVVMEVSSHALALGRVGGVRFTVGGYTNFGQDHLDFHASAEDYFAAKAKLFDGRCRFEVLNADDPALLPLTKPDTIGYSASGDTAATWYATGITGDATGQRFTAHGPGGAVPAGVALPGRHNVANALLALAVLVAAGIAPRVAARGIAACPGVPGRLERVHSPGDVTGVVDYAHKPDAVVAALTALREVASARGGALVCVIGAGGDRDRGKRPLMGAAAARGADIVVITDDNPRTEDPAAVRAAVRRGAEQAGASTKIIEVAGRRAAIDEAVRLAGPGDVVAVLGKGHERGQEVNGSVLPFDDRIELAAALAGRLGGAA